Proteins from a single region of Desulfolutivibrio sulfoxidireducens:
- a CDS encoding heme lyase CcmF/NrfE family subunit: MHSVAYWALLASLLVSLFGSAVAAMKSWRGEATGAVWFERAQIGVFVLTTVASAVMVLALWKRDFSFQYVAEYTDTFLPLFYAITAFWAGQAGSLLFWMFTLALWGALFARSQAYAALSPDTRRLFWLFYLGVEAFFLLLLTGPSNPFMELVPAPHEGRGLNPLLRNPGMIFHPPLLFLGYAGFTVPCCLALASYLAGERVPWLRAGRNSILLAWVFLTAGIVLGGWWSYMELGWGGYWAWDPVENASLIPWLMGTAFIHTAVVERRRGGLERTNVLLVSLTFLSSIFATYLVRSGVVESLHAFGEGGVSRPLLVFILFGLALTVAALRLGGRPDQESRPLPGLLSLPGFLVVLAWLFTALSLVVIMGTMWPVISTLWSDNPVGLDPGFYNRACNPLFAVAALLLILCPWLAWKGGVRDRGAALWLGVFSLASGVALYFSGMTHPVALAAAVGAIGTLAGVLLLFVRDRAARSRKGGLAGYLVHAGTALLFLGVAVSGPYQSSKEAILAPGSDMNVAGYRLVYRDLAITEGAAQSVAQAVLDVEKDGRKVAELTPERRVYRGYEQPFAEVSTVFSLGDELYAVLLSFTDEKAVSIKISVNPLVNWIWIGGTVMSLAGLVGLSRFRPGRGRGEA, from the coding sequence ATGCATTCCGTGGCCTATTGGGCCCTTCTGGCGTCCCTTCTGGTGTCCCTTTTCGGCTCGGCCGTCGCCGCCATGAAGTCCTGGCGCGGCGAGGCCACGGGCGCCGTCTGGTTCGAACGCGCCCAGATCGGCGTTTTCGTCCTGACCACGGTGGCCTCGGCGGTGATGGTCCTGGCCCTGTGGAAGAGGGACTTCTCCTTCCAGTACGTGGCCGAGTACACCGACACCTTTTTGCCCCTGTTCTACGCCATAACCGCCTTCTGGGCCGGACAGGCCGGGTCCCTGCTGTTCTGGATGTTCACCCTGGCCCTGTGGGGCGCGCTTTTCGCCCGCTCCCAGGCCTACGCGGCCCTGTCCCCAGACACCAGGCGGCTTTTCTGGCTCTTCTACCTTGGCGTGGAGGCCTTTTTCCTGCTGCTTTTGACCGGGCCGAGCAACCCGTTCATGGAACTCGTGCCCGCCCCCCACGAGGGCCGGGGCCTGAACCCGCTTCTGCGCAACCCGGGCATGATCTTCCATCCGCCGCTGCTTTTTCTGGGCTACGCCGGATTCACCGTGCCCTGCTGCCTGGCCCTGGCCTCCTATCTCGCCGGCGAGCGCGTCCCCTGGCTTCGGGCCGGGCGCAACTCCATCCTTCTGGCCTGGGTCTTTTTGACCGCCGGCATCGTCCTTGGCGGCTGGTGGTCGTACATGGAACTGGGCTGGGGAGGCTACTGGGCCTGGGACCCGGTGGAAAACGCCTCGCTGATCCCCTGGCTCATGGGCACGGCCTTCATCCATACCGCCGTGGTGGAAAGGCGGCGCGGCGGGCTGGAGAGGACCAACGTCCTTCTGGTCAGCCTGACCTTCCTGTCCAGCATCTTCGCCACCTATCTGGTGCGCAGCGGGGTGGTCGAGTCCCTGCACGCCTTTGGCGAGGGCGGGGTCAGCCGGCCCCTTCTGGTGTTCATCCTCTTCGGCCTGGCCCTGACCGTGGCCGCCCTGCGCCTGGGCGGCCGGCCGGACCAGGAATCCAGGCCCCTGCCAGGCCTTTTGAGCCTGCCCGGGTTCCTGGTCGTTCTGGCCTGGCTGTTCACGGCCCTGTCCCTGGTGGTCATCATGGGCACCATGTGGCCGGTCATAAGCACGCTGTGGAGCGACAACCCCGTGGGCCTGGACCCCGGGTTCTACAACCGGGCCTGCAACCCCCTGTTCGCCGTGGCCGCCCTGCTTCTGATCCTCTGTCCCTGGCTGGCCTGGAAGGGAGGGGTGCGGGATCGTGGCGCGGCCCTTTGGCTGGGGGTCTTCTCCCTGGCCTCGGGCGTGGCCCTGTATTTTTCGGGCATGACCCATCCCGTGGCCCTGGCCGCCGCCGTGGGGGCCATCGGGACCCTGGCCGGGGTGCTGCTTCTTTTTGTCCGCGACCGGGCCGCCCGCAGCCGCAAGGGCGGGCTTGCCGGCTATCTGGTCCATGCCGGGACCGCGCTGCTGTTTTTGGGCGTGGCCGTATCCGGCCCCTACCAGAGTTCCAAGGAGGCCATATTGGCCCCGGGCTCGGATATGAACGTGGCCGGGTACCGGCTGGTGTACCGGGACCTGGCCATCACCGAGGGCGCGGCCCAAAGCGTGGCCCAGGCCGTGCTGGACGTGGAAAAGGACGGCCGCAAGGTGGCCGAGTTGACCCCGGAGCGCCGGGTGTATCGCGGCTACGAGCAGCCCTTCGCCGAGGTGTCCACGGTCTTTTCCCTGGGCGACGAGCTGTATGCCGTGCTTTTGAGCTTCACCGACGAAAAGGCCGTGAGCATAAAAATCAGCGTCAACCCCCTGGTCAACTGGATCTGGATCGGCGGCACGGTCATGAGCCTGGCCGGTCTCGTGGGCCTGTCCCGGTTCCGGCCGGGACGCGGGAGAGGGGAGGCGTAG
- the ccmA gene encoding heme ABC exporter ATP-binding protein CcmA → MGDGAARTAADHGPCVLLRLRKVAKRYGERVVLRGIDVEVLSGSILLVVGRNGAGKSTLLRIMAGLARPEPGEVEHLVDPGRTAFLGHRPFLYPKLSADENLAFWGRMHGRNLDRTARLELLTRVGLADFAHEPAGVFSRGMTQRLDLARVFAQSPRLFFLDEPASGLDAASAALLRREMRQARDAGAGAVMVSHDVAGDLPLADRVLHLEGTRAVFLGPVRDFDAGAFAGDRAC, encoded by the coding sequence ATGGGCGACGGCGCGGCCAGGACCGCGGCGGACCACGGCCCGTGCGTGCTGTTGCGCCTGCGCAAGGTGGCCAAGCGCTACGGGGAGCGGGTCGTCCTTCGCGGCATCGACGTCGAGGTCCTCTCCGGCTCCATCCTTCTGGTCGTTGGCCGCAACGGCGCGGGCAAATCCACGCTGTTGCGCATCATGGCCGGTCTGGCCAGGCCCGAGCCCGGGGAGGTCGAACACCTGGTCGATCCCGGCCGGACGGCCTTTCTTGGGCACCGCCCCTTTCTGTATCCCAAGCTTTCGGCCGACGAGAACCTGGCCTTCTGGGGCCGCATGCACGGCCGCAACCTCGACCGCACGGCCCGGCTGGAGCTGCTTACGCGCGTGGGGCTGGCCGATTTCGCCCACGAGCCGGCCGGGGTCTTTTCCCGGGGCATGACCCAGCGCCTGGATCTGGCCCGGGTCTTTGCCCAGTCCCCGCGCCTTTTTTTCCTGGACGAGCCGGCCTCGGGCCTGGACGCCGCCTCCGCCGCGCTTTTGCGCCGGGAGATGCGCCAGGCCAGGGACGCCGGGGCCGGGGCGGTAATGGTCAGCCACGACGTGGCCGGGGATCTGCCCCTGGCCGACCGGGTGCTGCATCTGGAAGGGACCCGGGCGGTCTTTCTCGGTCCGGTCCGGGACTTCGACGCCGGGGCCTTCGCGGGGGACCGGGCATGCTGA
- a CDS encoding heme exporter protein CcmB, translating to MLRAALAVAAKDLRLSFKGAQGPAQTVLLGLLLIFIFSLSRDPGELFPPLSASAVFWLATAFGQVLVFNSLYALEEGGCRDGLLLCPAPIQAVWLGKALAGLALLVCCQLVFAPAVVAFLGQRPAGSLGLGLAFILAADWGIAALGSLLGAISAGQGQRESLLTVVLFPLLTPLLLAAIRLLEGVLSGDPGDVRTWLGMALAFDAVFTAAALALFPSLYSGEE from the coding sequence ATGCTGAGGGCCGCCCTGGCCGTGGCCGCCAAGGACCTGCGCCTCTCCTTCAAGGGCGCCCAGGGACCGGCCCAGACCGTGCTTCTGGGGCTCCTTTTGATTTTTATCTTCAGCCTGTCGCGCGATCCGGGCGAGCTTTTTCCGCCCCTGTCCGCCTCGGCCGTGTTCTGGCTGGCCACGGCCTTCGGGCAGGTCCTGGTGTTCAATTCCCTGTACGCCCTGGAGGAGGGCGGCTGCCGGGACGGGCTTCTGCTTTGCCCCGCGCCGATCCAGGCCGTATGGCTGGGAAAGGCCCTGGCCGGACTGGCCCTTCTGGTGTGTTGCCAACTGGTGTTCGCCCCGGCTGTGGTGGCCTTTTTGGGCCAGCGTCCGGCCGGGTCCCTGGGGTTGGGCCTTGCGTTCATCCTGGCGGCGGACTGGGGCATCGCCGCCCTGGGATCGCTTCTGGGGGCCATCTCGGCCGGCCAGGGGCAGCGCGAGTCGCTTCTGACCGTGGTCCTTTTCCCGCTTTTGACTCCGCTTCTTCTGGCCGCCATCCGGCTTCTGGAGGGGGTTTTGTCGGGCGATCCCGGGGACGTCCGGACCTGGCTGGGCATGGCCCTGGCCTTTGACGCGGTGTTTACGGCCGCGGCCCTGGCCCTTTTCCCGTCGCTCTACAGCGGCGAGGAGTAG
- a CDS encoding PIN domain-containing protein, whose translation MPADRRFVDTNVLVYAYSSTEPGKRAVALALLKQDIVMSVQVLGEFVWVMHRKFGVAYDVLADIVSGMRTYFEIVGVDGQAVQRALRLCADHGLPYWDALVAASASAMEAGCGELLTEDFQNGRVIDDRLRIVNPFVE comes from the coding sequence ATGCCGGCGGATAGACGCTTTGTGGACACCAACGTCCTGGTGTATGCCTATTCGTCCACGGAACCGGGAAAGCGCGCCGTGGCCCTGGCTCTTCTGAAACAGGACATCGTCATGAGCGTCCAGGTCCTTGGCGAGTTCGTCTGGGTGATGCACCGGAAATTCGGCGTGGCCTACGACGTCCTCGCGGACATCGTGTCCGGAATGCGCACGTATTTCGAGATCGTCGGGGTGGACGGCCAGGCCGTGCAGAGGGCTCTCCGGCTGTGCGCCGATCACGGTCTGCCGTATTGGGACGCCCTGGTCGCGGCCTCGGCCTCGGCCATGGAGGCCGGGTGTGGGGAACTCCTGACGGAAGATTTCCAGAACGGTCGGGTGATCGATGACCGTCTGCGCATCGTCAATCCATTCGTCGAATGA
- a CDS encoding cytochrome c biogenesis protein, whose protein sequence is MIILSLATVLAFVAAQSLIWFYAPVEATMGVVQKIFYMHMPMAGWSMVAFAVVFAASVLYLLGRDPKWDRVAGAAAEVGVLFSGLALLTGMMWARPIWNVWWTWDPRLTTTLVMWFVYAAYLVLRASDMGPGRRRLVCAVLGVAAFLDVPLVFLSARYWRSIHPAVLGAQGGGLEPEMVTTLVAGLVAFGLLFAVLLRLRATQMALAARVAARALDGSS, encoded by the coding sequence ATGATCATCCTCAGTCTGGCCACCGTCCTGGCCTTTGTCGCCGCCCAGTCGCTGATCTGGTTCTACGCCCCGGTGGAGGCCACCATGGGCGTGGTCCAGAAGATCTTCTACATGCACATGCCCATGGCCGGCTGGTCCATGGTCGCCTTCGCCGTGGTCTTCGCGGCCTCCGTGCTCTACCTGCTTGGCCGCGACCCCAAATGGGACAGGGTGGCCGGGGCCGCCGCCGAGGTCGGGGTCCTTTTCAGCGGCCTGGCCCTTCTGACCGGCATGATGTGGGCCCGGCCCATCTGGAACGTGTGGTGGACCTGGGACCCCAGACTGACCACCACCCTGGTCATGTGGTTCGTCTACGCCGCCTACCTGGTCCTGCGGGCCTCGGACATGGGCCCCGGGCGCAGGCGGCTGGTGTGCGCCGTGCTCGGGGTGGCGGCCTTTCTGGACGTGCCCCTGGTCTTTTTGTCGGCCAGGTACTGGCGCAGCATCCACCCGGCGGTCCTGGGCGCCCAGGGCGGCGGCCTGGAACCGGAGATGGTGACCACCCTCGTCGCCGGCCTAGTGGCCTTCGGCCTGTTGTTCGCGGTCCTTCTGCGCCTGCGCGCGACCCAGATGGCCCTGGCGGCCCGTGTTGCCGCCCGGGCCCTGGACGGTTCCTCCTGA
- a CDS encoding CcmD family protein: protein MEKETYLFVANALVWIGVGGYLLFLSRAQARLKKRLERLETPRDHDA, encoded by the coding sequence ATGGAAAAAGAAACCTATCTCTTCGTGGCCAACGCCCTGGTATGGATCGGGGTGGGCGGCTACCTGCTGTTTCTGTCCCGGGCCCAGGCCCGGCTGAAAAAACGCCTCGAACGTCTGGAGACGCCTCGTGACCACGACGCCTGA
- a CDS encoding tetratricopeptide repeat protein produces the protein MTTTPDTSLRDPDGRAALAGKYAAALMGLALAAIFLGSFLYRVENPSQVVRADVPAMPQGMADGGPMKEIMELMQRQKAEPDNPAVQLELAERFMMMGAFDRALIFLEKAEQLDPKNPQVLNDKGIALHNVGRSEEAKSAFEAILVANPDDYRARFNLGLLYKYALGDMAKAAEQLKAVMDSPAADERTKKQAGEELASPPESGEKPGQ, from the coding sequence GTGACCACGACGCCTGACACGTCCCTTCGGGACCCGGACGGCCGGGCCGCCCTGGCCGGAAAATACGCCGCCGCGCTCATGGGGTTGGCCCTGGCGGCCATATTTCTGGGCTCCTTTCTGTACCGGGTGGAGAATCCCTCCCAGGTGGTGCGCGCCGACGTGCCGGCCATGCCCCAGGGCATGGCCGACGGCGGCCCCATGAAGGAGATCATGGAGCTCATGCAGCGCCAGAAGGCCGAGCCGGACAACCCGGCCGTGCAGCTGGAACTGGCCGAGCGGTTCATGATGATGGGGGCCTTTGACCGGGCGCTGATCTTTCTGGAGAAGGCCGAACAGCTCGATCCGAAAAATCCCCAGGTCTTAAACGACAAGGGCATCGCCCTGCACAACGTCGGCCGGTCTGAGGAGGCCAAAAGCGCCTTCGAGGCCATTCTGGTCGCAAATCCCGATGACTACCGGGCCCGCTTCAACCTGGGGCTGCTTTACAAATACGCCCTGGGCGACATGGCCAAGGCCGCCGAGCAGCTCAAGGCCGTCATGGATTCCCCCGCGGCCGACGAACGGACGAAAAAACAGGCCGGGGAGGAATTGGCATCCCCCCCCGAGTCCGGCGAAAAGCCCGGGCAATGA
- a CDS encoding ABC transporter substrate-binding protein yields the protein MLGKGLKLLGTACLMGLLMAAVPAVAGDVIKFAVPSPYTGSAAGFGENVKAGVTLKVEEINAAGGINGKKVEAVYLDEQCEPREAATVSTKIANDKDIVGIVGHLCSSAHLAALPTYVREGIAAISPTATNVTITTKNKDAAGKVWSFRNVYRDDFQGKFLAQYVDKVMGLKKVAVFYENNDYGIGLKDAFVAEAKKIGLSIVGEEAYMKGAQDFNPQLTKMKGGEPQALFIAGYYPEGALIVDQAKKIGLDVPKFGADGFDNADYIKLAGDAADGLYLTAPFLAETAGPDAKKFIDTFKTRFGRDVDWMSANAYDAAGMLADAVAKVGTDRAKIRDYLAGINTADKGYKGVTGVNYFDENGDCLKPAYVKMVKDNAFGPAPKQMD from the coding sequence ATGCTTGGCAAAGGTCTGAAACTTTTGGGAACCGCCTGCCTGATGGGGCTTCTCATGGCCGCCGTTCCGGCCGTGGCCGGGGACGTGATCAAGTTCGCCGTGCCCTCGCCCTACACCGGCAGCGCCGCCGGGTTCGGCGAGAACGTCAAGGCCGGCGTGACGCTCAAGGTCGAGGAGATCAACGCCGCCGGGGGCATAAACGGCAAGAAGGTCGAGGCCGTGTACCTGGACGAGCAGTGCGAGCCCCGCGAGGCGGCCACCGTGTCCACCAAGATCGCCAACGACAAGGACATCGTGGGCATCGTCGGACACCTGTGCTCCTCGGCCCACCTGGCCGCCCTGCCCACCTACGTGCGCGAGGGTATCGCCGCCATCTCGCCCACGGCCACCAACGTGACCATCACCACCAAGAACAAGGACGCGGCGGGCAAGGTCTGGTCCTTCCGCAACGTCTACCGCGACGACTTCCAGGGCAAGTTTCTGGCCCAGTACGTGGACAAGGTCATGGGCCTGAAAAAGGTCGCCGTGTTCTACGAGAACAACGACTACGGCATCGGCCTCAAGGACGCCTTCGTGGCCGAGGCCAAGAAGATCGGCCTGAGCATCGTGGGCGAGGAGGCCTACATGAAGGGCGCCCAGGATTTCAATCCGCAACTGACCAAGATGAAGGGCGGCGAGCCCCAGGCCCTGTTCATCGCCGGGTACTATCCCGAGGGCGCGCTCATCGTGGACCAGGCCAAAAAAATCGGCCTGGACGTGCCCAAGTTCGGGGCCGACGGCTTTGACAACGCCGACTACATCAAGCTGGCCGGCGACGCCGCCGACGGCCTGTATCTGACCGCCCCGTTTCTGGCCGAGACCGCCGGTCCCGACGCCAAGAAATTCATCGACACCTTCAAGACCCGCTTCGGCCGGGATGTTGACTGGATGAGCGCCAACGCGTACGACGCCGCCGGAATGCTGGCCGACGCCGTGGCCAAGGTCGGCACCGACCGGGCCAAGATCCGCGACTACCTGGCCGGCATCAATACCGCGGACAAGGGCTACAAGGGCGTCACCGGCGTCAACTACTTCGACGAGAACGGCGACTGCTTAAAGCCCGCCTACGTGAAGATGGTCAAGGACAACGCGTTCGGCCCGGCTCCCAAGCAGATGGACTAG
- a CDS encoding branched-chain amino acid ABC transporter permease translates to MLEQQLVNGFTLGLIYALIAVGYTMVYGVIELINFAHGEVYMFGAFLCMMFLTVFGAPLIVAVLLSMACCALMGVLLDVVAYRPLRNAPRLAALITAIGMSIFLQNLAMIIWGSRPLPFVKQALPAFFKNTALSFGDVNISWMQMAIYIAAVAMMISLNLVITRTRIGTAMRALAQNRVCASLMGINVNRVISFTFALGSGLGAMAGIMVSMFYNTMYPTMGYNAGVKAFAAAVLGGIGSVPGAMFGGIVLGIAETLGAGYVSSPYRDGVAYAVMILVIILRPSGLLGRAVTEKA, encoded by the coding sequence TTGCTCGAACAACAACTGGTCAACGGCTTCACCCTGGGCCTCATCTACGCGCTGATCGCCGTGGGCTACACCATGGTCTACGGGGTCATCGAGCTGATCAATTTCGCCCACGGCGAAGTCTACATGTTCGGCGCGTTTCTGTGCATGATGTTTTTGACCGTCTTCGGCGCGCCCCTGATCGTGGCCGTGCTTTTGTCCATGGCCTGCTGCGCGCTCATGGGCGTGCTTCTGGACGTGGTGGCCTACCGCCCCCTGCGAAACGCCCCCCGCCTGGCCGCCCTGATCACCGCCATCGGCATGTCCATCTTTCTGCAGAACCTGGCCATGATCATCTGGGGCAGCCGCCCCTTGCCCTTCGTGAAACAGGCCCTGCCCGCCTTTTTCAAGAACACCGCCCTCTCCTTCGGCGATGTCAACATCTCCTGGATGCAGATGGCCATCTACATCGCGGCCGTGGCCATGATGATCTCGCTCAACCTGGTCATCACCAGGACCAGGATCGGCACGGCCATGCGCGCCCTGGCCCAGAACCGGGTCTGCGCCTCGCTTATGGGCATAAACGTCAACCGGGTCATCTCGTTTACCTTCGCCCTGGGCTCGGGCCTTGGGGCCATGGCCGGGATCATGGTGTCCATGTTCTACAACACCATGTATCCGACCATGGGCTACAACGCCGGAGTCAAGGCCTTCGCCGCCGCTGTCCTGGGCGGCATCGGCTCGGTCCCCGGGGCCATGTTCGGGGGCATCGTGCTCGGCATCGCCGAGACCCTCGGGGCCGGATACGTGTCCTCGCCCTACCGCGACGGCGTGGCCTACGCGGTCATGATCCTGGTCATCATCCTTCGGCCCTCGGGACTCCTCGGGCGGGCCGTGACGGAAAAGGCCTGA
- a CDS encoding branched-chain amino acid ABC transporter permease, with product MRGVTALLGPLKYLLLAAALLYPLTPVSDVYVLHVVVLVMVYMVLAMGLNILPGFCGLLDLGYVGFYGIGAYTAGLLTLNYDLSFWVIVPLAVINGALWGVILGAPTLRLVGDYFAIVTFGFSELVVLFLTNEIWLTRGPLGLPGIAPVSLDISWLSRLLNPEWNWKYTFSGEIPYYYLGMVMVFAVYVVMRRVEDSRLGRAWLAIREDPLAAASTGVNLFAYKVIAFAVSTGIGALAGSFFARWTMFLSPDMFKFWESFLVLCMVVLGGLGNINGALIGAAVLISLGEVLRVALPQLGLPAETRFLVYGLIMVLIMRFRPGGFFTVVSESTMKSPLIIDLRRRLAARKAG from the coding sequence ATGCGCGGCGTCACGGCACTTCTCGGTCCCCTGAAATACCTGCTTCTGGCGGCGGCCCTTCTCTATCCCCTGACCCCGGTAAGCGACGTCTACGTGCTGCACGTCGTGGTCCTGGTCATGGTCTACATGGTCCTGGCCATGGGGCTTAACATCCTGCCCGGCTTCTGCGGCCTTCTGGACCTCGGGTACGTGGGCTTCTACGGCATCGGGGCCTACACCGCCGGACTTCTGACGCTCAACTACGACCTGTCCTTCTGGGTCATCGTGCCCCTGGCGGTGATAAACGGGGCCCTGTGGGGCGTGATCCTGGGCGCGCCGACCCTGCGCCTGGTGGGCGACTATTTCGCCATCGTGACCTTCGGATTCTCGGAACTGGTGGTCCTGTTCCTGACCAACGAGATCTGGCTCACGCGCGGCCCCCTGGGGCTTCCCGGCATCGCCCCGGTGTCGCTGGACATTTCCTGGCTGTCGCGGCTTTTAAACCCCGAATGGAACTGGAAATACACCTTTTCCGGGGAGATTCCGTACTACTATCTGGGCATGGTCATGGTCTTCGCGGTCTACGTGGTCATGCGCCGGGTGGAGGATTCGCGCCTGGGCCGGGCCTGGCTGGCCATCCGCGAGGATCCCCTGGCCGCCGCCTCCACGGGCGTGAACCTTTTCGCCTACAAGGTCATCGCCTTTGCCGTGTCCACGGGCATCGGGGCCCTGGCCGGGTCCTTTTTCGCCCGATGGACCATGTTTCTGTCCCCGGACATGTTCAAGTTCTGGGAATCCTTCCTGGTCTTGTGCATGGTGGTCCTCGGGGGGCTTGGCAACATCAACGGCGCGCTCATCGGCGCGGCCGTGCTCATCTCCCTGGGCGAGGTCCTGCGGGTGGCCCTGCCGCAACTCGGGCTTCCGGCCGAGACCCGTTTTCTGGTGTACGGACTGATCATGGTGCTGATCATGCGTTTTCGTCCGGGCGGCTTTTTCACGGTCGTGTCCGAGTCCACCATGAAAAGCCCGTTGATCATCGACCTGCGCCGCAGGCTTGCGGCGCGAAAGGCCGGATAG
- a CDS encoding ABC transporter ATP-binding protein, with amino-acid sequence MEAILRVEGVSKRFGGLMALSDVTFEVPRGRILGLIGPNGAGKTTMFNCVAGLYKPTEGAIVFRPAGRDQHVQGLKPEKMTALGVARTFQNIRLFSSLTVLDNVRVGRHCRTTSNFFGAVLRTPAQRAEERRIIDDAMAWLDFVGLGEAALSPAASLSYGDQRRLEIARALATDPRLLLLDEPAAGMNPKETESLVDLIHAILEKDVTVVLIEHDMKLVMRICEHLVVLDHGVKIAEGPPEAIRANPEVIEAYLGKGAAHA; translated from the coding sequence ATGGAAGCGATTTTGCGGGTGGAGGGGGTCAGCAAGAGGTTCGGGGGCCTTATGGCCTTAAGCGACGTCACCTTCGAGGTGCCCCGGGGGCGCATCCTGGGCCTTATCGGCCCCAACGGCGCGGGCAAGACCACCATGTTCAACTGCGTGGCCGGGCTGTACAAACCCACCGAGGGGGCCATCGTGTTTCGTCCGGCTGGCCGGGACCAGCACGTGCAGGGCCTGAAGCCCGAAAAAATGACCGCCCTGGGCGTGGCCCGCACCTTCCAGAACATCCGGCTTTTTTCGTCGCTGACGGTCCTGGACAACGTGCGCGTCGGTCGCCACTGCCGGACCACATCCAATTTTTTCGGGGCCGTGCTGCGCACCCCGGCCCAGCGCGCCGAGGAGCGCCGGATCATCGACGACGCCATGGCCTGGCTCGATTTCGTGGGCCTGGGGGAGGCCGCCCTGTCCCCGGCCGCAAGCCTGTCCTACGGCGACCAGCGCCGCCTGGAGATCGCCCGGGCCCTGGCCACGGACCCCAGGCTCCTTCTGCTCGACGAACCGGCCGCGGGCATGAACCCCAAGGAGACCGAATCCCTGGTGGACCTCATCCACGCCATTTTGGAAAAGGACGTGACCGTGGTCCTGATCGAACACGACATGAAGCTGGTCATGCGCATCTGCGAGCATCTGGTGGTCCTGGACCACGGGGTCAAGATCGCCGAGGGGCCGCCCGAGGCCATCCGGGCCAACCCCGAGGTCATCGAGGCCTACCTCGGAAAGGGCGCGGCCCATGCTTGA
- a CDS encoding ABC transporter ATP-binding protein: protein MLELHDIHTYYGNIHALKGVSLRVEKGEIVCLIGANGAGKTTTLMSISGVTPPRRGRVSFQGQDLTRCSTERIVARGITQVPEGRMIFPRLTVRENLLMGAYLRKDKAGVAAGEKRAYELFPVLRERRSQLGGTLSGGEQQMLAIGRALMAQPALLLLDEPSLGLAPMIVENIFEIIKQINAEGTTVMLVEQNAQMALQISHRGYVLETGVVTLEGPSRQLLADPKVRSAYLGLD from the coding sequence ATGCTTGAACTTCACGACATCCACACCTACTACGGCAACATCCATGCCCTAAAGGGCGTCAGCCTGCGCGTGGAAAAAGGCGAGATCGTCTGCCTGATCGGGGCCAACGGCGCGGGCAAGACCACCACGCTGATGAGCATAAGCGGCGTCACCCCGCCCCGGCGGGGCCGGGTGAGCTTTCAGGGCCAGGACCTGACCCGCTGCTCCACGGAACGGATCGTGGCCCGGGGCATCACCCAGGTGCCCGAGGGGCGCATGATCTTTCCCCGCCTGACCGTGCGCGAGAACCTGCTCATGGGGGCCTACCTGCGCAAGGACAAGGCCGGCGTCGCGGCCGGCGAAAAACGGGCCTACGAGCTTTTCCCGGTCCTGCGGGAACGCCGTTCGCAACTGGGCGGCACCCTGTCCGGGGGGGAGCAGCAGATGCTTGCCATCGGCCGGGCGCTCATGGCACAACCCGCCTTGCTGCTCCTCGACGAGCCGTCCCTGGGACTTGCGCCCATGATCGTGGAGAACATCTTCGAGATCATCAAACAGATCAACGCCGAGGGCACGACGGTCATGCTCGTGGAGCAAAACGCCCAGATGGCCCTGCAGATCTCCCACCGGGGATACGTCCTGGAGACGGGCGTGGTGACCCTGGAGGGACCCTCGCGACAGCTTCTGGCCGATCCCAAGGTGCGCTCGGCCTATCTCGGCCTGGACTAG